A DNA window from Drosophila virilis strain 15010-1051.87 chromosome 4, Dvir_AGI_RSII-ME, whole genome shotgun sequence contains the following coding sequences:
- the LOC6629044 gene encoding hydroxysteroid dehydrogenase-like protein 1, with protein MLGALSTFLSIVGFYALACYLYEQLRTPYRLLRLRLAGNPKERPSLKERFGSWAAITGSSDGIGKAYAKELAREGINVVLIARNEEKLKTVAEEIATDCKVQTKIVVADFTHGAKAYEHIERELADLPVTILVNNVGLGLPGAFSKCSQEQTQQLVETNVMAVSQLSRYFLQRLRASKTKGAIVNVSSGTELQPVPYAALYAASKAYTRSFTLALQWEAAQYGIHVQLLSPNFVVTKINNYSKRIMQGGLLIPTAETYARSAVAQLRDGVDETPGYIWHHVQNAVMTAFPWRLRLTLAQLFFTVMADKKKDT; from the exons ATGTTAGGCGCTTTATCGACATTTCTCAGCATTGTGGGCTTTTATGCACTCGCTTGTTATCTATACGAGCAGCTGAGAACACCTTACCGATTGCTAAGGTTGCGTCTGGCGGGCAATCCAAAGGAAAGACCCTCCCTGAAGGAGCGTTTCGGAAGCTGGGCGGCAATTACGGGCAGCAGCGATGGCATTGGCAAGGCCTACGCCAAGGAGCTGGCACGAGAGGGCATCAATGTTGTGCTGATAGCCCGGAATGAGGAAAAACTCAAGACAGTAGCTGAGGAAATCG CAACGGATTGCAAAGTACAGACTAAAATTGTCGTGGCGGATTTCACGCATGGTGCTAAGGCCTACGAGCACATTGAGCGCGAGCTGGCCGATCTGCCGGTGACCATTCTAG TCAATAACGTTGGGTTGGGCCTGCCAGGTGCCTTCAGCAAGTGCAGCCAGGAGCAAACCCAGCAGCTAGTCGAAACCAATGTGATGGCCGTCTCGCAACTCTCGCGTTACTTCCTGCAGCGACTGCGCGCCTCTAAGACCAAAGGTGCGATTGTGAACGTGAGCTCCGGCACGGAACTGCAGCCCGTGCCATATGCTGCCCTCTATGCTGCGTCTAAGGCATATACGCGCAGCTTTACGCTGGCGCTGCAGTGGGAGGCGGCTCAGTATGGCATTCATGTGCAGCTGCTGTCGCCCAACTTTGTGGTCACCAAGATAAACAACTACTCCAAACGCATAATGCAGGGCGGTCTCTTAATACCCACAGCCGAGACTTATGCGCGCAGCGCTGTGGCCCAGCTAAGGGATGGTGTGGACGAAACTCCTGGCTATATCTGGCATCATGTGCAGAATGCGGTTATGACCGCTTTTCCGTGGAGATTGCGCTTGACTTTGGCACAATTATTCTTTACAGTAATGGCTGACAAGAAGAAAGATACATAA
- the LOC6629045 gene encoding inactive hydroxysteroid dehydrogenase-like protein 1 isoform X1, with amino-acid sequence MAFIWQLVSLAIYLVGTLAIGAFLYDNFKSLISIIKALLEPYFQPQLPQSLLDKFGKWAVITGATDGIGKEYARELARQGLNLVLISRTKEKLIAVTNEIESEHKVKTKWIAVDFAKGREAYDQIERELAGIEVGILVNNVGRMYDYPETLELVPEDTIWDILTINIGAVTMLTRKIVPQMKSARRGAIVNIGSGSELQPMPNMAVYSATKKYVTFFTQALEQELAEFNVTVQLVMPMFVITKMNEYSNSVMRGGFLIPTARSFARSAVFTLGKTSMTTGFWTHGLQYFFMKLAPLHLRMLIGHQLTRRLRLEGLSQKKIT; translated from the exons ATGGCGTTCATTTGGCAGCTCGTCTCCCTGGCCATTTATTTGGTGGGCACTTTGGCGATTGGCGCCTTTCTCtacgacaatttcaaatccttgaTCAGTATTATCAAAGCCTTGCTGGAGCCGTACTTTCAGCCGCAGTTGCCGCAGAGCTTGCTGGATAAGTTTGGCAAATGGGCAG TGATAACCGGCGCCACTGATGGCATTGGCAAGGAGTATGCCAGAGAATTGGCACGCCAAGGTCTCAATCTGGTGCTCATCTCACGCACCAAAGAGAAACTTATTGCGGTAACCAATGAGATTG AGAGCGAGCACAAGGTGAAGACCAAATGGATAGCCGTTGATTTTGCCAAGGGACGCGAAGCCTACGACCAAATCGAAAGGGAGCTGGCGGGCATTGAAGTGGGTATACTGG TGAACAATGTGGGCAGAATGTATGACTATCCGGAGACCCTGGAACTGGTGCCCGAAGATACCATCTGGGATATACTGACCATCAACATTGGCGCTGTCACCATGCTGACCCGCAAGATAGTGCCACAAATGAAATCGGCTCGAAGGGGTGCGATTGTTAATATTGGCTCTGGATCGGAGCTTCAGCCTATGCCAAATATGGCCGTTTACTCGGCTACCAAGAAGTATGTCACATTTTTCACTCAGGCCCTGGAACAGGAGCTGGCCGAGTTCAATGTGACCGTGCAGCTGGTCATGCCCATGTTCGTGATTACCAAAATGAATGAGTATTCCAATTCGGTGATGCGCGGAGGTTTCCTAATACCCACTGCACGCAGCTTTGCGCGTTCCGCTGTCTTCACGCTGGGCAAAACGAGCATGACGACGGGCTTCTGGACGCACGGACTTCAG TACTTTTTCATGAAGCTGGCGCCGCTGCATTTGCGCATGCTCATTGGCCACCAGCTGACGCGCCGCCTGCGCCTCGAGGGTTTAAGCCAAAAGAAGATAACCTAG
- the LOC6629045 gene encoding inactive hydroxysteroid dehydrogenase-like protein 1 isoform X2, whose amino-acid sequence MQPVLELSIYTLLRMAFIWQLVSLAIYLVGTLAIGAFLYDNFKSLISIIKALLEPYFQPQLPQSLLDKFGKWAVITGATDGIGKEYARELARQGLNLVLISRTKEKLIAVTNEIESEHKVKTKWIAVDFAKGREAYDQIERELAGIEVGILVNNVGRMYDYPETLELVPEDTIWDILTINIGAVTMLTRKIVPQMKSARRGAIVNIGSGSELQPMPNMAVYSATKKYVTFFTQALEQELAEFNVTVQLVMPMFVITKMNEYSNSVMRGGFLIPTARSFARSAVFTLGKTSMTTGFWTHGLQYFFMKLAPLHLRMLIGHQLTRRLRLEGLSQKKIT is encoded by the exons ATGCAGCCAGTGCTGGAACTGAGCATTTATACACTGCTGCGCATGGCGTTCATTTGGCAGCTCGTCTCCCTGGCCATTTATTTGGTGGGCACTTTGGCGATTGGCGCCTTTCTCtacgacaatttcaaatccttgaTCAGTATTATCAAAGCCTTGCTGGAGCCGTACTTTCAGCCGCAGTTGCCGCAGAGCTTGCTGGATAAGTTTGGCAAATGGGCAG TGATAACCGGCGCCACTGATGGCATTGGCAAGGAGTATGCCAGAGAATTGGCACGCCAAGGTCTCAATCTGGTGCTCATCTCACGCACCAAAGAGAAACTTATTGCGGTAACCAATGAGATTG AGAGCGAGCACAAGGTGAAGACCAAATGGATAGCCGTTGATTTTGCCAAGGGACGCGAAGCCTACGACCAAATCGAAAGGGAGCTGGCGGGCATTGAAGTGGGTATACTGG TGAACAATGTGGGCAGAATGTATGACTATCCGGAGACCCTGGAACTGGTGCCCGAAGATACCATCTGGGATATACTGACCATCAACATTGGCGCTGTCACCATGCTGACCCGCAAGATAGTGCCACAAATGAAATCGGCTCGAAGGGGTGCGATTGTTAATATTGGCTCTGGATCGGAGCTTCAGCCTATGCCAAATATGGCCGTTTACTCGGCTACCAAGAAGTATGTCACATTTTTCACTCAGGCCCTGGAACAGGAGCTGGCCGAGTTCAATGTGACCGTGCAGCTGGTCATGCCCATGTTCGTGATTACCAAAATGAATGAGTATTCCAATTCGGTGATGCGCGGAGGTTTCCTAATACCCACTGCACGCAGCTTTGCGCGTTCCGCTGTCTTCACGCTGGGCAAAACGAGCATGACGACGGGCTTCTGGACGCACGGACTTCAG TACTTTTTCATGAAGCTGGCGCCGCTGCATTTGCGCATGCTCATTGGCCACCAGCTGACGCGCCGCCTGCGCCTCGAGGGTTTAAGCCAAAAGAAGATAACCTAG